In Herbaspirillum sp. WKF16, one genomic interval encodes:
- a CDS encoding cellulose biosynthesis cyclic di-GMP-binding regulatory protein BcsB, translating to MTSSKSLTRRFSFLVALLIAGLQLPAQAQQAAAPSSAAAAPAVGQSREIRLADLGGRPGPLRLTRLDGAAQLSIPIARRENIKSAALHLVSTNSIALNSRSQLVVRLNGHSIAQLQLSARQPEITADIRLPVELLKPGYNQLIFRVAQHSQDTQCEDPNAPELWTEIDTTQSTLRLQSELRTVAPLLADLNDLFDPKQHAPQKFNIVTAAHPGSDDALSAGGMVAQGIGLKLRYTLPAIAQVDAQAGSGAGPVPGLQLAGLANADNVLVGTLDELKPFLDPKVAAQIKGSFLGVYPMPDGQHVLLIVSGKDQREVRRAAEVFAWQHLEFPQQAQWNIADFTPPELPNYLPQSNVSTQGIYSFKQLGFSTSPITSVAPAEINLNLPPDVYAQEDSQAEFRLNFSQGAMVNSSIVLNLYLNDVFQRTISVEDRQGGFYDNYRLVLPLRNFKPGNNVLSFRPIIMPNRQCDQTGPLNMSLFDDSTVKVPYIYRFAQLPDLSRFSSSAFPYVTQSDGSRLAMVVAGRDSATIGAAWTLLAKVAQKQTVPLGAAQVTFGKPTVNRHALVVGAVGSLPPELLKDAPWTLEQNLSFAGASIPIAVPSTESNWFRQQFQTIAGANRSSADSSYLNTSVSGDAKLNQQLLVMQFRSRALDDKTATVFAAATPEQLQQGMAQLVAPAWWNNLAGDVSLLSLGKPEVATQRIGATYDEGSIGKAEYLGYIASKYPWTWYGVVMLALLVLAWLCWRQLRAHLRRRQGKRNVDI from the coding sequence ATGACTTCGTCCAAGAGCCTGACCCGGCGCTTTTCCTTCCTTGTCGCGCTGCTGATCGCCGGCCTGCAACTGCCGGCGCAGGCGCAGCAGGCCGCGGCCCCGAGTAGCGCGGCGGCAGCCCCGGCCGTCGGCCAGTCCCGCGAAATTCGCCTGGCCGACCTGGGCGGCCGTCCGGGGCCGCTGCGCCTGACCCGCCTGGATGGCGCGGCGCAGCTGAGCATTCCCATTGCGCGCCGGGAGAACATCAAGTCGGCGGCGCTGCACCTGGTCTCGACCAACTCGATCGCCCTGAACAGCCGTTCGCAACTGGTGGTGCGCCTGAACGGGCACAGCATCGCCCAACTGCAGCTGTCCGCGCGCCAGCCGGAAATCACGGCCGACATCCGCCTCCCGGTGGAGCTGCTCAAGCCGGGCTACAACCAGCTGATCTTCCGCGTGGCGCAGCACAGCCAGGACACCCAGTGCGAAGATCCCAACGCGCCCGAGCTGTGGACCGAGATCGACACCACCCAGTCGACGCTGCGCCTGCAGTCCGAACTGCGGACGGTCGCGCCGCTGCTGGCGGACCTGAACGACCTGTTCGATCCCAAGCAGCACGCGCCGCAGAAGTTCAACATCGTCACCGCCGCGCACCCTGGCTCGGACGACGCGCTGTCGGCCGGCGGCATGGTGGCCCAGGGCATCGGTCTCAAGCTGCGCTACACGCTGCCGGCCATCGCCCAGGTGGATGCGCAGGCGGGCAGCGGCGCGGGTCCGGTGCCCGGCCTGCAGCTGGCCGGCCTGGCCAATGCCGACAACGTCCTGGTGGGGACGCTGGATGAATTGAAGCCCTTCCTCGATCCCAAGGTGGCGGCGCAGATCAAGGGCAGCTTCCTGGGCGTCTACCCGATGCCGGACGGCCAGCACGTGCTGCTGATCGTCTCCGGCAAGGACCAGCGCGAGGTGCGCCGCGCGGCCGAGGTGTTTGCCTGGCAGCACCTGGAGTTCCCGCAGCAGGCGCAATGGAACATCGCCGATTTCACGCCGCCGGAGCTGCCCAATTACCTGCCGCAATCGAACGTCTCGACCCAGGGCATCTACAGTTTCAAGCAGCTCGGTTTCAGCACCTCGCCGATCACCTCGGTGGCGCCGGCCGAGATCAACCTGAACCTGCCGCCTGACGTCTACGCGCAGGAAGACAGCCAGGCGGAGTTCCGCCTGAACTTCTCGCAAGGCGCGATGGTGAACTCCAGCATCGTCCTCAACCTGTACCTCAACGACGTGTTCCAGCGCACCATCTCGGTGGAGGACCGCCAGGGCGGCTTCTACGACAACTACCGGCTGGTGCTGCCGCTGCGCAATTTCAAGCCGGGCAACAACGTGCTGTCGTTCCGTCCGATCATCATGCCCAACCGCCAGTGCGACCAGACCGGCCCGCTCAACATGAGCCTGTTCGACGACTCGACGGTGAAGGTGCCTTATATCTACCGCTTCGCCCAGTTGCCGGACCTCTCGCGCTTCTCCAGTAGCGCCTTCCCCTACGTGACGCAGAGCGACGGCAGCCGCCTGGCGATGGTCGTGGCCGGCCGCGACAGCGCCACCATCGGCGCCGCCTGGACCTTGCTGGCCAAGGTCGCGCAAAAGCAGACGGTGCCGCTGGGCGCGGCCCAGGTCACCTTCGGCAAGCCGACGGTGAACCGCCACGCGCTGGTGGTGGGCGCGGTCGGCAGCCTGCCGCCCGAGCTGCTCAAGGACGCGCCATGGACGCTGGAGCAGAACCTGAGCTTCGCCGGCGCCTCGATCCCGATTGCCGTGCCGAGCACCGAGTCCAACTGGTTCCGCCAGCAGTTCCAGACCATCGCCGGCGCCAACCGCAGCAGCGCGGATTCCAGCTATCTCAATACCAGCGTCTCGGGCGACGCCAAGTTGAACCAGCAGCTGCTGGTGATGCAGTTCCGTTCCAGGGCGCTGGACGACAAGACCGCCACCGTGTTCGCCGCGGCCACGCCGGAACAGCTGCAACAGGGCATGGCGCAGCTGGTAGCGCCGGCCTGGTGGAACAACCTGGCCGGCGACGTCTCGCTGCTGTCGCTGGGCAAGCCCGAGGTGGCCACCCAGCGCATCGGCGCCACCTATGACGAGGGATCGATCGGCAAGGCCGAGTACCTGGGCTACATTGCCTCCAAGTACCCCTGGACCTGGTACGGCGTGGTGATGCTGGCGCTGCTGGTGCTGGCATGGCTGTGCTGGCGCCAGCTGCGCGCGCACCTGCGCCGCCGCCAGGGCAAGCGCAACGTCGACATCTGA
- a CDS encoding methyl-accepting chemotaxis protein has translation MNYFANMKIGRRLALGFAFILIAASVVVALSIWRLHGIAMATESMMEKPLLKERLVSDWYRTIHTSVRRTTAIAKSSDPSLAAFFADDAATATRQSTEQQKAIEALLSSDSEKEVFTKLSAVRKDYIKYRDAISKAKAEGQTGEAAKILAGPYDVAAKGYLDLLQQLLNVQRAGIDGIAGEIQGIYEQSRNLMLALAALLVALGCLFAWRLAVSITRPLERAVSVAESVADGDLTVRIDAAQAARRDETGKLLHALQAMTANLAGIVGQVRSGTDAIATASREIAGGNLDLSARTERQAGSLEETASAMEELTSTVHQNADNARQANQLAASASSVAQQGGEVVSQVVTTMGSINESSRKIVDIISVIDGIAFQTNILALNAAVEAARAGEQGRGFAVVASEVRSLAQRSASAAKEIKGLIDDSVAKVGTGSELVGRAGATMQEVVASVRHVADIVGEITAASGEQSDGISQVNLAITEMDQTTQQNAALVEQAAAAAEAMQEQAARLSEVVSQFRLAGRDQAAWSDQAPAAALATAAVVDITPARPALQR, from the coding sequence ATGAATTACTTCGCCAACATGAAGATTGGCCGGCGCCTGGCGCTGGGCTTCGCCTTCATCCTCATCGCCGCCAGCGTAGTGGTTGCACTGTCCATCTGGCGCCTGCACGGCATCGCCATGGCTACCGAATCGATGATGGAAAAACCGCTGCTGAAGGAGCGCCTGGTGTCGGACTGGTACCGCACCATCCACACCAGCGTGCGCCGCACCACGGCCATCGCCAAGAGCTCGGATCCCAGCCTGGCGGCGTTCTTCGCCGACGACGCGGCGACCGCCACGCGCCAGTCCACCGAGCAGCAGAAGGCCATCGAGGCGCTGCTGAGCTCGGACAGCGAGAAAGAGGTCTTCACCAAGCTCTCCGCGGTGCGCAAGGACTACATCAAATACCGCGACGCCATCTCCAAGGCCAAGGCCGAAGGCCAGACCGGGGAGGCGGCGAAGATCCTGGCCGGCCCCTATGACGTCGCCGCCAAGGGCTACCTCGACCTGCTGCAGCAGCTGCTCAACGTGCAGCGCGCCGGCATCGACGGCATCGCCGGCGAGATCCAGGGAATCTATGAGCAAAGCCGCAACCTGATGCTGGCGCTGGCGGCCTTGCTGGTGGCGCTGGGCTGCTTGTTCGCCTGGCGCCTGGCGGTGAGCATCACGCGTCCGCTGGAACGCGCGGTGAGCGTGGCCGAATCGGTGGCCGACGGCGACCTGACCGTGCGCATCGACGCCGCGCAGGCCGCGCGCCGCGACGAAACCGGCAAGCTGCTGCACGCGCTGCAAGCCATGACCGCCAACCTGGCCGGCATCGTGGGGCAGGTGCGCAGCGGCACCGACGCCATCGCCACCGCTTCGCGTGAAATCGCCGGCGGCAACCTCGACCTCTCGGCCCGCACCGAACGGCAGGCCGGCTCGCTGGAGGAGACCGCATCGGCCATGGAGGAGCTGACCTCCACCGTGCACCAGAACGCCGACAACGCGCGCCAGGCCAACCAGCTGGCCGCGTCGGCCTCGTCGGTGGCGCAGCAGGGGGGCGAGGTGGTGTCGCAGGTGGTGACCACCATGGGATCGATCAACGAGTCCTCGCGCAAGATCGTCGACATCATCAGCGTGATCGACGGCATCGCCTTCCAGACCAACATCCTGGCCTTGAACGCGGCGGTGGAAGCCGCGCGCGCCGGTGAGCAGGGCCGCGGCTTTGCCGTGGTGGCGTCCGAAGTGCGCTCCCTGGCCCAGCGCTCGGCCTCTGCCGCCAAGGAGATCAAGGGCCTGATCGACGACTCGGTGGCCAAGGTCGGCACCGGCAGCGAGCTGGTGGGCCGCGCCGGCGCCACCATGCAGGAAGTGGTGGCCAGCGTGCGCCACGTGGCCGATATCGTGGGTGAGATCACCGCCGCCAGCGGCGAGCAGAGCGACGGTATCAGCCAGGTCAACCTGGCCATCACCGAGATGGACCAGACCACGCAACAGAACGCCGCCCTGGTCGAACAGGCCGCGGCTGCGGCCGAGGCGATGCAGGAGCAGGCCGCGCGCCTGTCCGAGGTGGTCAGCCAGTTCCGCCTGGCCGGGCGCGACCAGGCCGCGTGGAGCGACCAGGCCCCGGCGGCGGCCCTGGCGACAGCCGCCGTGGTGGACATCACTCCGGCGCGGCCGGCGCTGCAGCGCTGA
- the phoR gene encoding phosphate regulon sensor histidine kinase PhoR has protein sequence MSPQLLFWIPAVLRLVLCLAGAGVIAFFFGLVPGLAAAVLGVGAMMVTHLHYLFRLSSWLDDSGQSRLPDGWGAWTDVYARLYRMRRDDEKNQTELAEWLARFRQAMSLLPDGVVIMDDVLFLEWCNPAAQQHLGLKLDRDKGMRVTNLIRNPAFIDYIILGRYEQPLTLALHERKLIVQIIPFENRRQILVTHDVTESERIDMMRRDFVANASHELRTPLTVINGFLEIALAQPRLDEQTRTAHLTLMTEQGQRMQNLIDDMLTLTRLESIDYPLRSEVVRVQALLEGIAGEARALSAGKHEITLAVSGPDLKGNVDELRSAFTNLVTNAVRYTPADGRIMLRWESDERGAHFSVQDTGIGISPEHISRLTERFYRVDKSRSRETQGTGLGLAIVRHVLLRHHATLDIQSVPDHGSTFTVYFPATQTIGDFVGFK, from the coding sequence ATGAGTCCACAACTGCTGTTCTGGATTCCCGCCGTCCTGCGCCTGGTGCTGTGCCTGGCGGGAGCGGGAGTCATAGCGTTCTTCTTCGGCCTGGTGCCGGGCCTGGCGGCCGCCGTGCTGGGCGTGGGCGCGATGATGGTGACCCACCTGCATTACCTGTTCCGGCTCTCCAGCTGGCTGGACGATTCAGGCCAGTCGCGCCTGCCCGACGGCTGGGGCGCATGGACCGACGTCTATGCCCGCCTGTACCGCATGCGCCGCGACGACGAAAAGAACCAGACCGAGCTTGCCGAGTGGCTGGCGCGCTTCCGCCAGGCCATGAGCCTGCTGCCGGACGGCGTGGTGATCATGGACGACGTGCTGTTCCTGGAGTGGTGCAATCCGGCCGCGCAGCAGCACCTGGGCTTGAAGCTGGACCGCGACAAGGGCATGCGGGTGACCAACCTGATCCGCAACCCGGCCTTCATCGACTACATCATCCTGGGCCGCTACGAGCAGCCGCTGACGCTGGCGCTGCATGAGCGCAAGCTGATCGTGCAGATCATCCCCTTCGAGAACCGCCGCCAGATCCTGGTCACGCACGACGTCACCGAATCCGAACGCATCGACATGATGCGCCGCGACTTCGTGGCCAATGCCTCGCACGAGCTGCGCACGCCGCTGACGGTGATCAACGGTTTCCTGGAGATCGCCCTGGCCCAGCCCAGGCTGGACGAGCAGACCCGCACCGCGCACCTGACCCTGATGACCGAGCAGGGCCAGCGCATGCAGAACCTGATCGACGACATGCTCACGCTGACCCGCCTGGAATCGATCGATTACCCGCTGCGTTCCGAGGTGGTGCGGGTGCAGGCGCTGCTGGAAGGCATCGCCGGAGAGGCGCGCGCGCTCTCGGCCGGCAAGCACGAGATCACGCTGGCCGTGAGCGGGCCGGACCTCAAGGGCAACGTCGACGAGCTGCGCAGCGCCTTCACCAACCTGGTCACCAACGCGGTGCGCTATACCCCGGCGGATGGACGCATCATGCTGCGTTGGGAGAGCGACGAGCGCGGCGCGCATTTCTCGGTGCAGGACACCGGCATCGGCATCAGCCCTGAGCACATCTCGCGCCTGACCGAGCGCTTCTACCGGGTCGACAAGAGCCGCTCGCGCGAGACCCAGGGCACCGGCCTGGGCCTGGCGATCGTGCGTCACGTGCTGCTGCGCCATCACGCCACGCTGGACATCCAGTCGGTGCCGGATCATGGCAGCACCTTCACGGTATATTTCCCGGCGACCCAGACCATCGGGGATTTCGTGGGGTTCAAGTGA
- a CDS encoding response regulator, with protein MTTILIVEDEPSIAELIAFTLKEAGWSSFVVNNAAAAWDFVQHRAPQLVLLDWMLPDRSGLHLLSRIRADRQLQQLSVIMLTAKSMEEDKIAGLDNGADDYITKPFSPRELTARIKALLRRKSPEHAQEIMSAGPITLDPASCSVTLSGDKIDIGHAEYKLLKFFLAHPDRVFSRSQLLDRVWGDHVVIEERTVDVHVLRLRKALRDAEFLIKTVRSVGYMLSTK; from the coding sequence ATGACCACTATCCTGATCGTCGAAGACGAGCCGTCGATTGCCGAACTGATTGCGTTCACGCTCAAGGAAGCCGGCTGGTCCAGCTTTGTCGTCAACAATGCCGCCGCCGCCTGGGACTTCGTCCAGCATCGCGCGCCGCAGCTGGTCCTGCTGGACTGGATGCTGCCCGACCGCAGCGGCCTGCACCTGCTCTCGCGCATCCGCGCCGATCGCCAGCTGCAGCAGCTGTCGGTCATCATGCTCACCGCCAAGAGCATGGAAGAGGACAAGATCGCCGGCCTCGACAACGGCGCCGACGACTACATCACCAAGCCGTTTTCCCCGCGCGAGCTGACCGCGCGCATCAAGGCGCTGCTGCGCCGCAAGAGTCCCGAGCACGCGCAGGAGATCATGTCGGCCGGCCCCATCACGCTCGATCCGGCGAGCTGCTCGGTCACCCTGTCGGGCGACAAGATCGACATCGGCCACGCCGAGTACAAGCTGCTGAAGTTCTTCCTGGCGCATCCGGATCGCGTGTTTTCGCGCAGCCAGCTGCTGGACCGGGTCTGGGGCGACCATGTGGTGATCGAGGAACGCACGGTGGACGTGCACGTGCTGCGCCTGCGCAAGGCCCTGCGCGATGCCGAGTTCCTCATCAAGACCGTGCGCAGCGTCGGTTACATGCTGTCGACCAAATAA
- the bcsA gene encoding UDP-forming cellulose synthase catalytic subunit, translating to MATPERAPSQPSTSSPPAGAAARGGRLASRAGMLALWGAVMLVLLAAISARVDLAAQYVMAGGAVGLMLLMRSLGYVRRFRVFFLLVSSFLLLRYLWWRTFNTLAYDNFFDFLFMLALYIAEVYGVSIALLSFFVNIHPLKRDSVPLDFTPGKLPTVDVLIPTYNEPTELLEVTLRAALDMRYPASHLRVYLLDDGGTVQKRTQASPAKAAEAQQRHVELQALAARHGGHYITREKNQNAKAGNVNEALAHCSGDLVLILDADHVPTVDFLEKTVGFFQQDDKLYLVQTPHFFINPDPVEKNLDMFGRMPPENEMFYAVIQRGLDFWDGAYFCGSAAVIRRSHLDEVGGIGGVSITEDAETAMKLHAKGYRSAYLNEPLISGLQPETFSSFIVQRLRWAQGMVQLFLLRNVFAMKGLSIPQKLCYFSNTFYWFFSYARVMLLLAPMAYLVLGLRFYNASIAEFFAYGLPAMVGAILTSDYLFGRYRWTLISELYEMLQSLFSLQAIFMVIRNPRAPSFNVTPKGEHLEHDTVSQLAGPFYFVYAAVVLTMLVGLWKLFHAHEHQDVIISALGWDLLNLIILNACIGVLYERKQRRASPRVPVNLFAEAMEITVSPATPKALAQAIGEGATMQLDGAVKVAAEAVWHEPLPCRVIDISAGGAQLQFDIAAVQSDPPRMNHLRIYNRAMGHESLLPIEVRSSHTSPDKTRLTVGVRFTDTSVAGLSETVSLSSGDSERWTAYRASRNQRLGILGGIALLVRLGTVHASHQYYLFCKGLAAYLYRRAIAPVLATRFVALLPYRLKRFYRYLIQ from the coding sequence ATGGCCACACCGGAGCGCGCACCATCCCAGCCTTCGACATCGTCGCCACCCGCCGGCGCAGCAGCGCGCGGCGGGCGCCTGGCATCCCGGGCCGGCATGCTGGCGCTGTGGGGCGCGGTCATGCTGGTGCTGCTGGCGGCGATCTCGGCGCGGGTCGACCTGGCCGCGCAATACGTCATGGCCGGCGGCGCCGTCGGCCTGATGCTGCTGATGCGCTCGCTGGGCTACGTGCGGCGCTTCCGCGTGTTCTTCCTGCTGGTCTCCAGTTTCCTGTTGCTGCGCTACCTGTGGTGGCGCACCTTCAATACCCTGGCCTACGACAACTTCTTCGATTTCCTCTTCATGCTGGCGCTGTACATCGCCGAGGTGTATGGCGTATCGATCGCGCTGCTGAGCTTCTTCGTCAATATCCACCCGCTCAAGCGCGACTCCGTGCCGCTCGACTTCACGCCCGGCAAGCTGCCCACGGTGGATGTGCTGATCCCCACCTACAACGAACCCACCGAACTGCTGGAGGTCACGCTGCGCGCCGCGCTGGACATGCGCTACCCGGCCAGCCACCTGCGCGTCTACCTGCTCGACGACGGCGGCACCGTGCAAAAGCGTACCCAGGCCTCGCCGGCCAAGGCGGCCGAGGCGCAGCAGCGGCACGTCGAATTGCAGGCGCTGGCGGCGCGCCACGGCGGCCATTACATCACGCGCGAAAAGAACCAGAACGCCAAGGCCGGCAACGTCAACGAGGCGCTGGCGCATTGCTCCGGCGACCTGGTGCTGATCCTCGACGCCGACCACGTACCCACCGTCGATTTCCTGGAGAAGACCGTGGGCTTCTTCCAGCAGGACGACAAGCTTTACCTGGTGCAGACGCCGCACTTCTTCATCAACCCGGATCCGGTGGAAAAGAACCTCGACATGTTCGGCCGCATGCCGCCCGAGAACGAGATGTTCTACGCCGTGATCCAGCGCGGGCTGGACTTCTGGGACGGCGCCTACTTCTGCGGCTCGGCCGCGGTGATCCGGCGCTCGCACCTGGACGAGGTCGGCGGCATCGGCGGGGTCTCCATCACCGAGGACGCCGAGACCGCCATGAAGCTGCACGCCAAGGGCTACCGCAGCGCCTACCTCAACGAGCCGCTGATCTCGGGCCTGCAGCCCGAGACCTTCTCCAGCTTCATCGTGCAGCGCCTGCGCTGGGCGCAGGGCATGGTGCAGCTGTTCCTGCTGCGCAATGTGTTCGCCATGAAGGGACTCAGCATCCCGCAGAAGCTGTGCTACTTCTCCAACACCTTCTACTGGTTCTTCAGCTACGCGCGCGTGATGCTGCTGCTGGCGCCGATGGCCTACCTGGTGCTGGGCCTGCGTTTCTACAACGCCAGCATCGCCGAGTTCTTCGCCTACGGGCTGCCGGCCATGGTCGGCGCCATCCTGACCTCGGACTACCTGTTCGGCCGCTATCGCTGGACCCTGATTTCCGAGCTCTATGAAATGCTGCAGTCGCTGTTCTCGCTGCAGGCCATCTTCATGGTGATCCGCAACCCGCGTGCGCCCAGCTTCAACGTCACGCCCAAGGGCGAGCACCTGGAGCACGACACGGTGTCCCAACTGGCCGGCCCGTTCTACTTCGTCTACGCGGCGGTGGTGCTGACCATGCTGGTCGGCTTGTGGAAGCTGTTCCACGCCCATGAGCACCAGGATGTGATCATCTCGGCGCTGGGCTGGGACCTGTTGAACCTGATCATCCTCAACGCCTGCATTGGCGTGCTGTACGAGCGCAAGCAGCGGCGTGCCTCGCCGCGGGTGCCGGTGAACCTGTTCGCCGAGGCCATGGAAATCACCGTCTCCCCGGCCACGCCGAAGGCGCTGGCGCAGGCCATCGGGGAGGGCGCGACCATGCAGCTGGACGGCGCGGTCAAGGTCGCCGCCGAGGCGGTCTGGCATGAGCCGCTGCCGTGCCGCGTGATCGACATCTCGGCCGGCGGCGCGCAATTGCAGTTCGACATCGCGGCAGTGCAGTCGGACCCGCCGAGGATGAACCACCTGCGCATCTACAACAGGGCGATGGGCCACGAGAGCCTGCTGCCCATCGAAGTGCGCAGCAGCCACACCTCGCCCGACAAGACCCGGCTGACCGTCGGCGTGCGCTTCACCGACACCAGCGTGGCCGGTTTGTCCGAGACGGTTTCGCTGTCCTCGGGCGACAGCGAACGCTGGACCGCCTACCGCGCCAGCCGCAACCAGCGCCTGGGCATCCTCGGCGGCATCGCGCTGCTGGTCCGCCTGGGCACGGTGCACGCCAGTCACCAGTACTACCTGTTCTGCAAGGGCCTGGCGGCCTACCTGTACCGGCGCGCGATCGCGCCGGTGCTGGCCACCCGTTTCGTCGCTTTGCTGCCTTACCGGCTGAAGCGTTTCTATCGTTATCTCATCCAGTGA